aaaaaaaagttctgtGTTCATACCAATTGTGTAGTTTTGCTCTGATGACGTGGAATAcacgttttttaaaaaatcagagGGGAAAAACTACatacaaatgaaataaaatgcgACAGAGGAAGTTCAGTGGTTTAGGAGAGCTTTGGTTGGTTTAGCTCAGCCAATAGAGCACAGTTCCTACACAAAGCGGGAATATCAACTATATCTCACCAATACCATTCCTTTCGTCTGTTAATGGGTCAAAGTGTGAACCCATTCTAATATCATGACAAGTTTATGAGTTTttaacttaaaaccaattgataATAAATACAGTGATCcaaatcttttatatattattcaagTTTCTTACCTATTTCCAATATGTGAATCTCCTCTCCAACTGATGGATAACAACAAACAATCTTATGTGGATGGTATGCTttgaattatataaaatataagtgaTGTTGAACACTCGAGATAATTGAAACTGATGTTAAAAAGATTCTACGTACAAAGAAGTGATTAGAGTTAGAGGATAAAACCATCTAAAGTAGCAAAGGACTTCTGGGAAACATAGAAGGAACCGATAATGCTCATGAGTCTCTATCAAAAGCAAACAAATTGCATAATATGTAAAGACACGTCACATACCAAATGTGGAATGGGGAATAATAGTTTCCAAGAAAAGCTTCAAAGGGGGATGCACAACTTAAATAGATAATTgcaacaaaataaagaaaagggAGGGTCCAAATGTCATGTGAACCCCCTCCCCACTTGGCTCCCTACTTGGCCATCTTTGCTACACATTGCCCattattcattatttttctcTCGGGTAGTCAACTCTAGACAATAATTTAGACATATTTCTACAGGTCTCCATTTCCATATGGACCATTCGGGTCACTGGTTTCAACTTTCAGGATTACTACTCTCTGTTTAACAAGCTTTGTCACCGGGGTCTAAAACGaaatgaatataaaaacttaaagttATGCTAATATTCACCGTTGTTTTCAATGTAAAACAGggatttttctttgttctatttTCGGTTTCTCAAATCTCAATGCATCAAGAATCTCATTTGCTAGTATTATTCTTTGTCTCGTAGTGAAATTTACAAAAACAGATTCCATCCTAACGTACATGTTCACAATACATCTGATATAGACACATCATTCAATaccaatatataaaaataaaataagataaaaataaccGAATAAGGGATATTAATTATgccaacaacaaaaaaagaggACCAATTAAAAGGTACCAAAGTAAAAAGACCGTATAACACTAGTACCCATATTTTTGGACTGACCCTCTCCATCTCTCTTCCCATGAAACTTCCTCCAACTATAACATGTTGCCATTCTTGCAAGACTTGACCCTACTCTTCTGCATCTTCCCtcatttataatcattttatctTATTCTTTTATATACATCACCCAcattttacatttatctttCTAATATCctataatttttttgacaaacacaaaaaacaaaaaatataatatcaaagGGAACGTACATGCACTTccctttgtatatatatatacacactccAACCCCATCTCTTGATAAAACACAACCCATTTCTCTCTCTCAAGAACTCATATTCTCCCTCTAACACAATGGATAACAGCTGTATAGATGACAGTACCAGCAACAACACTTCAGGCTCTCTCTCCATCTCTACTCCCTCGGCGAAAAAGAaactctctcctcctcctcctcaggcGACGATGCGTCTCTACAGAATGGGAAGCGGCGGAAGCAGCGTCGTGCTTGATTCGGAGAACGGCGTCGAGACAGAGTCGCGGAAGCTCCCGTCGTCGAAGTTCAAAGGCGTCGTCCCTCAGCCCAACGGGAGATGGGGCGCTCAGATTTACGAGAAGCACCAGCGCGTCTGGCTCGGCACTTTCAACGAGGAGGAAGAGGCCGCCGCTTCCTACGACATCGCCGCTCGGAGATTCCGGGGACGCGACGCCGTCACGAACTTCAAGTCCCCGCCGGCGACGGCGCTCGACGGAGCCGCAGACGCTGAGTCTGCTTTCCTCGAGGCTCACTCCAAGGCCGAGATCGTTGATATGCTGAGGAAACACACTTACGCCGACGAGCTTCAGCAGAGCAGACGGAAGTTCCTTGACGGTAACGGTAACGGAAAGTCAGGGACGGCGACGATGAGTAGCTCTCACGGAAACGACGGCGTTTCGAGAGCGCGTGAGGTACTTTTCGAGAAAGCCGTTACGCCTAGCGACGTCGGGAAGCTTAACCGGTTGGTGATACCGAAACAGCACGCGGAGAAGCATTTTCCGTTACCGGCGATGACGACGGCGACGGCGGTGACGGCGATGGCTCCTTCTCCGACGAAAGGCGTTTTGATTAATTTGGAAGACAGGACGGGGAAGGTGTGGCGGTTCCGTTACTCGTACTGGAACAGCAGTCAAAGTTACGTGTTGACCAAGGGATGGAGCCGGTTCGTTAAGGAGAAGAATCTCCGAGCCGGAGACGTGGTTTGCTTCGAGAGGTCGACCGGTCCTGACCGGCAATTGTATATTGACTGGAGAGTTCAGTCCGGTACGGAGGAAATCACGCCGGTTCGGAGTGTGATTAGGCTATTCGGGGTCAACATTTCTAATGCGACGACTAACGCTAAATCAAACGACGTCGCAGCAGAGTACGGTGGTGGCAAGAAGAGATCTCGGGAGGTTGATCTGTTTGCGTTGGGGTGTTCCAAGAAGCAGACGATGATAAACGCCTTGTgacaatttcatttttttttcttcttttcaaatttgttttttcatttttaaaatttctgcTATTATTTTGGCAAGTTGTAAATTAGGACAAGACAACAAAAAATGATGACTAGGAAATAGTTTTTGGTTACATCTAATTTGGGTTTGTTTTTCTCCCTTTGCTCAATACGATTTCTTTCCAAccaaatttgaattatatttagaAATGATATAATATTAGAACTAGtctgttaccaaaaaaaaaatatatatatatacacacacatatattgGAACTAGTCAGAAAAGAAAAGTATATCAActaaagaaataaaacaaaatgacaTTTTCTCCATCAAATAAGagaaaattccaaaaaataaatgttttaagattttttttttaaatagatatagtttaaattttatacatatttagctttaaataaagatatacatgaaaatataaaaatatattatttagaaacataGAGAGTACGTGTTTTAAATTTAtctcatttctttatttttgttatctaGTCCCTTTGTTGCGATTTTCCATATTTGATTTGTTTGAATATTTGGCCAGACTAGTATTTATGCATTTTGTACTACTTGTCTAGTTGCTTATATTAGCGGAAAATATCTTATAAGATGATTAAGATCAAATGGAATAGTTTAATGTCAACATGGCCATTTAAAAAAACGTGGGTGGGATACGAAAATCTTTTTATGTGGTTGAGTTGAGATAGGCTTAAAGGGAGAAGAACAACGTCGATTGTTCAAAGATTCTGTACGTTTCTTATTTCTTAAACTGAAGTTTAAACACTGTTTTCACGTACGATCTGTGGAAAACACTGACGAAAACTAATTAACATGCACGGTTTTGAACTATTCATATAATTAATGGAAGTACATCTCGAAGATTGATAATTGTTTGTCTTCTGTCGTAAGATTCATGCATCTTATTAgtttgttaattatatatttcgAACTATCTCTACTTATTCCAcgaaatatatagtttttttgggGTAGGCCACGAAATATATAGTTGTTTAAAAAGTAGAAGAATCATTatgatcttttattttaaaaagagaaTCAATAAGATCTTAAAGGCTAAATATACTGTCGTCTATGTACACTTGTTCGGGTTCACACCGTAACGGATTATTGCACCCGTATATCTAATATGGTGTGTtgcttttttattattattaccatAACCACAATTTTCTCTCTTCTCAGAGCTGTACCGAGTTACGAATCAAGATAGTTACATGCATTCTAGTCTGGTAAGAAATGAAAAACACGTAAGTGTATTCAGAATAGAAGGATGAAAATGAACTATCTAAACTTTTATTGTGTTCTTTTATTGTGTTGTTGATCTTTGAGTTTGTTTTCTgtgaaaatacatatttatagcTAAAACCTTAACATacatttgttctttttttctaaagagCATTCATTAGAAAGTGTTAAAACTAAACAAGTGACTTTTGTGATAAACTAAACATAGTGAAGGTttctaaaccttttttttttgaaactttagttttctaaacctttttttctttttgagcaaCTGTTTTCTAAACCTTAATAAcccaaaaagtaaatatatatagtcgatttccaaatatttgaaaatatgtttGCTGTCGTGCTTCAAACCCATTTCCAAAGCCCCATACTTCATATACTTTGTTGTTTCTCTTCCTCATCACCATTCCTAGTATCATTTCTTGTACAATCCATTCTTCTCCAAGTTGTGTTTTCTTTCCTTAGACAGAATCAAAGCACATGGTGAGATTCCAACATGAACGAACATGTTACTCAAACTTGTATTCTATAACTTCTGGCATTATATCAATATCATTGTTTCATCAATCATGTTTTGGATCAATACAGTATTTTGTAACTAGATCAATACCATGTATAAGAAGAGTTTTGGGGTTTTATAAGGCTTGACCTATGAACTCTTCTGAAACTCTCTCTTATTGCACGTTCGCAGATTAAGTAAAGTTTGGAGAACAAACGCAAACTGTAAGTCTGTAGTTTGTAACTCATAAGCTGGCTTCAAAGACCTTTGTTTAATGAAAGCTTAACAAGACCTTCAAAGCCGCATTAACTCTCTCAGCATCTCTTACAAGTTCTTGTGTCTTATACTTCGTTTCAATTCTTCCATTATCATACGATCCAAATCCTCTTGTATTTAATTCGACAGAGAATACTCTTACAGTTGACAatctatataaataaagttgtaattaaaaaagaaaataataaagttttaaTTTCTCTTAAGAGAGTGATAACTAAGCATTCACTACGGATACATCAAATTAATTCTAAAAACCCTCTCAGCCAATCACAACACAATTTACTATCATGTTATCACTAAGAACAAAAGCCTCATTCTCCATTGTCTCACGAGTACTCAATCGATTCATCTGCTttcttctcatctccttttcAAAACGTATTTTTGTcaaatattacaatttaataTCAATCATTATTTTTCTGAACAATTTTCCAagatatgaaataaaaatattacatgagtTAGTATAATagaatgattttaaaataaaaagcaatgtaaatcaaatcaaatactAATACTGATGCACATAACCGAATTTTATATATCacatagataaaataaaattaatgtttttggtCTTAAAACCAAACCTGGAGAACATATTTGTTGGATCTTGGAGAGAATTTATCTAATTTCTAATAATATgtgaattaagaaaattataaggTTTAAATTCAACCCCCTTAAGACATTAACAAAATAGTCTCTGCACAACAGTAGCAGTGCTTAAAGATTTATATTTAGGACTTTTGGTTAGAAGGTTTTAAATTATAGATGAAATCTACTTCTCCATATTGTTATCATGTTACCGGTAAAATATCAGAGCAGTCTCGTACCAGTATAAATAAGTGTTTTCCTCTCCCACCTACCAGTACCACatagaaaaatatgttaaatatctCGTGAATTAAATCACAGCAGTTCACGTCCAGCATTAGCATACAAGATTCACTTTGAGAAACTGTAATGTTTTTGCCTTCGCGTGAAGGAGATGAAGATTAAAAGGCCGCTCAGTTTTGGGCTCTAATTTTAAAGATTAACACAAGGGCCATATTTTCTTCTGTCCATTTTTAAATGAAACAGTGAGTTTTGAAAACATGGACACGAGCCTTGAGAGTTGAACGACTTGATGACGTGGCAGCACATAAAAGAATCAAACACTTCTTTAtcccctagacattatttgcgaagtgatttgccacatgtcttctctacaatcgtttttacaaaaaaaattgtgacgtggctattaagattgatgacatgtcatatggttaaatatgatatggacaattacatttaatgactatatttttggaaatctttataaaatatagtaataactcatatattacatttaatattgatttatattttggtatactttgtagaatatggtaataactcataaatcatcactaaaataaatatattcaaatatgacattttgaattttgaaatattataataattttacttttataattataaaaattttattatctaaaagtttttgaattttctgaatttttaaaaaattgtaatatcattagtttcttttagatatctacaaattatgtaaatattatttagttttaacttttgataactatacaattttatatgatttttagtaattttgtacaagttgatttaatacatttaaccaaatgaaataaataatttttatctaagattttaactttttatatatatatatacatatatattcttaaatataattaaaaataaaaaaatattttctcttaattttatgcttaattaatgatatttatattaattattagtaaaaataataaaatatatgatatcaataaattacattttaaaatataaaatttaactttaaaaaaattcatcactacacatggtgcaggaaaacacctagattaataattgtgacatgtctactaaaattgatgacatgttttaaagattaatatgacatgaaaaattatatttaaagattaatatgacatgtgctattaaggaatttaaatcaaaaagaaagactTTCCAATAGAATAATGTTATGAATAACTCGCCTATACAACATGAATATTGAAGCCGAAATCCTAACCGGAAATTAtgtggaaaaacagatttgtatTCCTAGAATAAGTCTCATACCGACATATGCAAGATGACCTTTCAAAATGAAAAGACTTCAATTTTCTATAAGAATGTTCTATAAAATTACTATCAACCAGAGTTAAGGTTAAAGCTTAAAAAGTTGGTCTATTTGTCAAGTCCAGTCTTACAATTATATGTCGCACTATCAAGAGTCACTATAACTGGAGaacttcaaatttttaaaacatagcgACAATagtgttttacaaaatattgtatatagaaaAAGATGTTAAAGTCACACCATGAatgttaaagtaaataaatttgatgttttatctagaaatatattcgatatttagctgactatcgataaaacatattaactggtgttatgtaatattaatatttttaattgtgtcgTTTTTAGTTTGTCTTacacaatataaacaatatagagagttcacagttctatatatttcaattaactatagctaatattattttgaaaaataataaaaaatgaagtatttaataaaaataaaaatatcaatgtactatttaaaacaccattattattgaaatagaatatcaatcaaaaattatgtaagaaaacatattattgttattaaaatgtCACCAGTATATACTGAAAATCCAAGAACTAACGTGATAAAAACATTTCCAATCTTTTTATGTGTTCGtgaattaaaacatcaaataaaacccGTGCAACGCACGGGTCCATATCTAGTATATAATATAGAAATAGATA
The Raphanus sativus cultivar WK10039 chromosome 1, ASM80110v3, whole genome shotgun sequence DNA segment above includes these coding regions:
- the LOC108829008 gene encoding AP2/ERF and B3 domain-containing transcription repressor TEM1, with amino-acid sequence MDNSCIDDSTSNNTSGSLSISTPSAKKKLSPPPPQATMRLYRMGSGGSSVVLDSENGVETESRKLPSSKFKGVVPQPNGRWGAQIYEKHQRVWLGTFNEEEEAAASYDIAARRFRGRDAVTNFKSPPATALDGAADAESAFLEAHSKAEIVDMLRKHTYADELQQSRRKFLDGNGNGKSGTATMSSSHGNDGVSRAREVLFEKAVTPSDVGKLNRLVIPKQHAEKHFPLPAMTTATAVTAMAPSPTKGVLINLEDRTGKVWRFRYSYWNSSQSYVLTKGWSRFVKEKNLRAGDVVCFERSTGPDRQLYIDWRVQSGTEEITPVRSVIRLFGVNISNATTNAKSNDVAAEYGGGKKRSREVDLFALGCSKKQTMINAL